In the Triticum aestivum cultivar Chinese Spring chromosome 2B, IWGSC CS RefSeq v2.1, whole genome shotgun sequence genome, GGGCGGGAGAGGTCGCCGGCGCTGACGATGCAGAGGGCGTGGCCGGTTCCTGCGATCGCGCGGCCGCGGGAGGGCGTGGCCTGCGGGCCTGCGAGCGCGCGGGCTCCTGCGCAGATGAGGGCGGCTTGGAGCGAGGCCGACGAGGCGGTCCAGCAGGCGGCGGAAGCCCCGGTCAAGGGTGGCGCAGCGCAGCAGCTTGGCTGCCTCCGTGCAGCGCACAACGGAGACGGTGTCGGAGACGGAGGGGAGGACGGAGACAGCGCCGGTGAAGCTGTGGCTCCTCTGCTCCGCCGGCTCGCGCTCGGCGGCGACGCCGGGCCGGCCTCGGCCGGGCCGGCCGTGGCCTGGGGCTCGGCGGCGACGCCGGGCCGGCCGAGGCCGGGCCGGCCGTGGCCTGGGGCGGGCGCGGTGGGCATGTCTTGGGGGTGGACACGCTGGAAAGTTTTTCGCACCCAGGCCAAAAATTCCGCCGACAGCCTCCCAGGCGGCGAAAAAAAATGCCTACTGGgggctcaacggctggagatgctctaagctcaGGAATTTCCTTTTGTCAAACGCACACCTAAATGTGTGCTTCTTGTCTTTTGCTcaggaatttacgagtactgtaaaAAAATTGAATTTATCCTCATCAAACTAAAGAACATTCTTGCTCAATACTGTACGAACCATGGTCTTCAAGCTCATGCATATTCCCTATTTTCAGTTATAATTATAAATAATTCTGACATCGCTTTAAATAGTACCCACAGTCTTGACATAAATACTACTACAAATAATTGATATTGATGTCACTATCAGGTGGTCAGGACCGGGCGTGGTCGGCGTGCACGAGCTCGGGTGGCGCAAGCGTGGCTGCGCACACCTGCAAGGAGCACGAGCGGGTGACGGCGTGGACCGCCTGGCCTCCTTCCGTCGACGCGCTAGCCAGTGGCGACGGTGCGCTCCGCCTGACTTTCTCCCGTTGACGGTGTGACAGCGCGCTTCTCCGGGAAGAGCAGCGCCAGCTTCCTCAACTCACGAAGATGTGATGCACGGCCTCGACGGGGATGCGGCGGCGCGAGCGGTAGGTGGCGACTGCGATGGGAGAGAGGAAGGACTgggagggagggaggtgcgcgAGTGGAGCCGGCTAGGTTTCTCACCCAAAGGGCGAGCGGCAGCGGCGTAGCAGGGCCGTGCGGGTGCGGTGTGAGGGGAGGaggactggcggcggcggcgcagaggaGAGGAGGGGGTAGGGTTACGGGAGGGGAGCCGCGAGGCGAGGACGGAGCGGGGTGCGCCGCGTGCAGGAGGTGGCGGCTAGGTTTTGGCTCGGTGAACTTATACGCCACCAGGTGAAATGACGCACACCAAATTTACAGGTGGTGGCATGCCCAGCCTCGATCTGACGGCCCATATGTTTCGTCTGAGATGTCTGAGATCCAACGGTCCAGATTGTTTCATCTGAAGATCGGACGGCCGGGATTCGTTTGGACAGACAATCGAACGGTCCAGAATCCAAACGCACGGGGAGGCTCCATTTTGATTTGGACTCTAACAAGGGGACGTGAATTGAGTAAAAAAAGGAGTTTGACACCAAAAGGGGATGATGCTCGAGCACATCCAGCAATTCGCCGCCCTTCGGGATAAGCTAGCTAATGTCACCATCCAATCAGGGGTCCAAGACTCTATCATGTGAAAGCTCACTAATGGAGGATCCTATACTACATCATCGGCTTACAAAAACCAATTCGATGGACTTGCGCGCTTCAACATGCAGGACAAGGACTGTAATGTCTGGGCGCACCCTAGGTGTAAATTCTTCGCTTGGTTTGTCACTCAAAACAGAATTTAAATGGTGGATAGGCTCCAATGTCGAGGTGGCCCAGTTGTGACCGATGCCCTCTTTGCAATCAGGTGCAGGAAATGACGGCTCACCTCGTCTTCAAGTGTGTTGATTCTCTAGGCGAGTTTGGAAAGAGGTGTTcgcttggctggattttcatgtaAAACAAATCTCCTTTTTTCTGTGACGCCATTCACTCACAGTACTACATACTACTATAGTTTATGTTTGTTTCTCAAATCTAGTGGCTGGCCCAAATACATGGGTAGAACTATACATGTCGCTAGGCATGTAGGATGCCAAGGTGAATAGTGATTAACACGCAACAGGTCAGTATCAGGCAAGCAAGCTAGCTAGTAGTCGATAGAGTATGGATGCAACGTACATATCTGCGGGTAAGTCAGCTAGACATAGGGTGTGTAGTTGTGAGAACGGACGTTTGTCTCTCGGCCTCCATGGAGACCTTTTTTccgaaaaattcaaaattcaaacatttcagtttcaaaaaaatctgaaaaaaaattctgcaagtaaacaaggatgttatgtgtatgtgtgtaaaatttcaggatgaaatatgTTGAAATGCGacatgtacaaaaaagacaaattgatgacctggaggatgaatagtatcatgtgttaaaaagccccagatttttcttttttgcacatcctcatttcaacgtattttgccctgaaaatttacacacatgtgtctTATGCCTTCATGTGTATCtttatttcttcaaaaaaaaaatgaAATGTAAATATATGAATCTCAatgaaatttgaaatttgaatctagaGGCCTCTATGGAGGCCGAGCTCTAAAGGCAATTTTTGGTGTACATGTATGTTATCTAGTAGTCAATTATATGAATGTAGGTTTTGGGCTAGCTAGGTACATGTACTGCTACTAGTAGTTATTTAAAACCTCATTTTCGTTAAGCATCAAAACACCCTACGCTGATGATTGCTCAGCTAATACTTCATACTTGTATGTCGATGGAGGTGGACATGCACGTCCATGTCCACGTCAACCGAGACGCAACAACGTGGTAAACACTAGCAGCTCGCTTGGTCAAGCTTGGCTAGCAGCCGGCTGCGCACTCCACCGTTCCTTGATTTATACCGATCGATATCGACAAGGAGAGTGATATGAGGAATAGAGAAGGGCGTGAGGGCCCTAGTCAGCTCCGTGCCAAACATGACAAACAACATCATACGAGGTTAAACATGCTACGATCACCAAAGAATTAGGGCATCATGATCTGGGCCACGGTTGACGAGTAAATTGGCCTATCTATTGACCGGCTGTTGTACGTGACCAAAAGCAAAAGCACATACAAAATAGGTTGAGAATAGAAGTTGATGAATACTACTTGGCGGAAGTACTAGCCAGTCGTCACTGCTGTACGTACGTAGTGCATCAATCCATGatggatgcaacatgcaagcaatcATACAAGGTGAGCTTGTGCGTGAATCAACATCAGGAGACTGCTGTGCTTTGAGGTGCTGTGCATTTGCTACTCACATGCATTCCTGCCGTATTATTCCATCATCACACTCACACCACACACATATCTCATGCATGCTTGATCAGTCCCATATATATAGCATATAACATTAGGGTGCATGTTGATTCCCGAGGATCAAAAATCATATATTTTTGAAGTGTCTATTATAATATACCAATCTATGCACCATGATAGATTAAACTAAACCGGCACCGCAGTCGCAGCTTTCTTTGAGCTTTCGTCAAGCTCGACATCATTGCCAGCGTTGACGGCACCATCGGACTTCTTGAACCTGTACCACCGCGAACAGGCCACAAAGTAGATGAGGTTGACGGCGGCGATGGCAGCGGTGACCAGGTAGAATAGGTCCACCCTCCCTTCGTCTAGGTCCTGCGCCAGCCAGTCCGGCCGCCCGTCCCCTCTGCTCGTCGCGCGATGCACCGCAATCACCATGAGCCCACTTGCGAAGCTTGCCAGCCCGAGCCCCAGGAAGAAGAATGCCCCCGCTACGCTTCGCATGTTCTCTGGGAACTGTCGGTAGTAGAACTCAATCAGACCGATGGCGGCAAATGCCTCCGACAATCCGGCAATCAGTTGTTGCGGTACCAGCCAAAAGCATGACATCATAGTCgtccggcgccgacggtgctccacaGCTGCCGACACCAGCATCGTCACCACGGAGAGTGCCAACCCGATGCCGATCCGCTGGAGCAAAGTGATGCCGCCCTCACGCTTGGTGAAGCGAAAAAGTGTCGGCACCATCACTCGGTCATACACCGGGATCCAGACTGTGAGCGCAAGCATTTGAAAGACAATGAAGGAGCCCTGCGGGATCTGGAAGCTTGCAGACTTGATGATCCGGCGGTCAGTTTGTGCCGCCTGGAACACGACGTAGGTGCCTAGCTGGGTGATCACCACGAAGTAGACAATACCTGACAGCCACACCGGGATGATGCGTGCCAGGCACTTCACCTCCTCCACCTGCTGCACCGTGCATAGCCGCCACGGGTTCGCCGATGTTTTCTCGTCAGAGCAAAGTACATCCTTGGTGGTTCGCATGGCGGCCTTGTCAAGGCATGTGAACTGGTCGGTGTAGGCCAACTTGGAGACGAGCTTGCTCTGGTGTGGCGGGTCAAAAAGCTCGAAAGTATTGTGAGATCGTCGGAGGCGGCGTTTGCGGGAGGCGGCAATGAGGACCTGTGCAAAGCTAGTGAACGGGCTGCCCTCAGGGCGAACGCAGACATAGAGGCGTGTGCCCATGAAGAAGAGAACGCAAGAAAGGCCCATGAGCACGGCAGGCACTGCGAGGCCTAGTGCCCAGTTGACGTCGCTCTGGAGGTAGATGATGACGGTGGCAGAGAGCATCATGGCAATAGTGAAGGTGAAGTAGTACCAGTTGAAGAAGCTGGCGATGCCTCGGCGGCCATCCACGGTACGTGGGTTGAACTGGTCGGCCCCGAATGCCAAGTTGCAAGGGCGGATGCCGCCGGCGccgacgacgaggaagaagaaggatacCATGAGCGCTGCAAGCTGGGAGGGGGTGGGACCCTCACATTGTCCTTCGGAAGCGCATGCAGGAGGGTGGAGGGAGTGGAGCACGGCAGTGAGGGTGAGCAGGGCCATGCCGATGAATGATGCGATGGTGGCAGCGGCCAGGGTGGTGTAGCGGCCAAGGTAGGTGTCGCTGATGAAGGCGCCTAGGATGGTGGCGAGGTTgctggtgccggagaagaagttgAGTATGGTGGCAGCGTTGACGCTTTTTATGTGGTACACTGTCGTCAGGTACACTAGCAAGTTCCATAGTGTCCCGAGTGTGCCAAGCTTCTCGAACGTCTCATTCCCTGTAATAATTCATTATTTTTACATGTTTCAATAATCACTGTCCAATCTCTATTTTAATTAGTCACTAGTTGTAATTCAGCAAAATTCATCGTACAAATCCCCCTTTTTGAGGGATAGCTATATTTTCTTGAATATACAAATAGTACTGTGCATCATTTTCATAGAAGGAAAGTCAATACGCTGATACAGTGCCTTTCATCTTACAACAATAACTGATGAGATTAGCAATGACTATCATGACAAAGACGCCTTGTCCAAGCTCTAGCCACAGATGGCGAAGAGGCAGGATATAGAGATCAAGACCATGGATTCTTACTACTGCAAACTATAATTTATGTACACAAAAAACACATCATAAATTTATGTATGATATATGCTTGCAATACTTGGTTGAAATTTACCGAAATCGTATTGTCGTGTACCCCTGGTACTCCTACTTAGTAGTGTTCAGTGTAAAACAGCATACTATTTCAAGGAAAACAAACAGAAGCAGGTAGCTGGCATGGCAACGCTAACCTATGACGTATGGCATGGCCTTCCATCCGCGGTAGTTGCGGACTGGCTCGCCCGAGGACGCCTCGTCGATGGTCGTCTTCTCCATGCTGATGCCATCGTTGTCATCGTGCTCCTCCTGCTGTGGCGGCAGGTCCGGCTTAGCGGCGTCCATCTCGTACGTGCAGCAAACAGCTAGCTGGTACACGCAGGAGCTAAGTGCTAGCTGCAGCAGCAGTAGTACGGGGAGGAGAGGAGAAGAACCCGGACGTATAAATAGGCTAAAGGTAGCGAGAGCATGGGATCTTTGCTTCCAAGATACTAAAGAGAGATACGAACAGAGGTAGCtagcaaagtttctgtctttcacTCACTATCTGTTGAGGAAACCTGAGATACGGCAGAAAGCGACGTCATGTTTGACAGTTTGAGCCAAGATGAGGGAGCCCGGTTCACGATTTCATTTTGTTAAGCTGTGCCAGGCAAATAATTGAGGAGAGCTTCGATATTTTTGGCTTACTCCCTTCACCCTTAAAAtagtgtacttccaactttattgaaaaatcaaatttttttatgtttgatcgtatttatacaataatagacCAACATTTATACCATCAAATTAGTAGTcttagatttataataaaatatATTTTCTGTCAGATACCTATTTTGTTCACAAGCATTgacatatttttgcacaaactcggtcaaactttgagatagtttgaccctccaacaatgTTGGAAGTACATTCtttcatggacggagggagtaagtgtTTCTAGCTTTCAGGGGAGGGGAAAATATCCGGTGCTTCCGGCACTCATGTGCTACGCTATCCAAGGGCTCCCGTTTAGATCCAAGGGCTCCCGTTAACTTGTGATTTTTTTAAAAGCCTCTTTCAGAGTCTGAAAATTGCGCAGAAGTCCAGCCGATCCAGCTGCTCCCGGATGCCGTTTGATCTAAAATCTAACGGTCTAGAAGTCCGTACCACGGGAGCACCTGAGTGCCCGGGTTCTCCGGGCACTCAGGTACCCGGGCACTCAGGTGCTCCCATGATACCCGGGTACATGCATGTAAGTAGGATGAGTAATTTTAACATGAACCTTCTTACCTTCTCTTTCTATATGGGAGGTAAGAAAATAAGAGTTATCCAATCCCACTACTTAATGAAATCAACGGCTCAGATCTATTATATACTCTTTTGAAAAGATGAGGTAAGAGGCATCATGTTAAAACTAATCAGTGGGCAGCTCAGGTTCGGTCAAACTACGCTTAATATAAGGATGGTGCAATTGATGACATCAACGAGTCATTATGAGGTGTGACACCTTGCCCTTTTAAAATCCAGACACCGTTGCTTTCTTGAATGATTTGGAGATTGCTCAGGACtattgccactagtagaaaaaggacctaatatgagacacattagtgccggtttgattttgagccggcactaatgtgtccattagtgccggtttcaacggctagccggccgttctcattagtaccggttcgtggcgaaactttagcaccggttcgtgccacgaaccggtcctaaagagagtggtggcagggtgttgtcagtctggggcccctccagcacctttagtatcggttcgtggcacgaaccggtactaaaggtcgatgtacataaacccttcgtccacccgagccactctgttcttcccctttcccctcacttcctctgtccttcccctctcttcctcgagctcctcacaaattttgcccagaATTTGTCAAGATTtcaaggcccccatccattcaaatgatcacaaaggttagcaactttgtcctttcaactctcatttctagattagctcttgcaatgctttgtatagtgattaatttgggaggaattatatttgctagtatttgatttatatgcaatttgaggtcaaaaataacacttagtttgcatatgtaggtgtggtttacttagtgccttctaaatctccgtcgtaaccaccgtcgatcgcccgcaccgtcccgtcgccggcaccaccttgtggtgaggctcttgttcatgaatgttttacattaccaaattgatgtttgtgtgatttggatatatagttactcgtataattatcttacccgtacgttgtttgttatacatagtgccatggttttgatatccgtccccgtcggccctcgtccttgttatgattcggatgtggtatattctcttttataactagttgttgcatttcgtgtttatgacaaattatgcccatcaagttgacatagatatttttatctagggggtatgtgaaccggaaattccaaccgaccctattgtcgagaggttaaatttagttgaaagagaaaacaagtatttaaaagaaaaattgaaaagaattgagggggagaagatggaattggagttgcatgttgccgatgtcgtcgatgatcacaagatcaagatggagaaaatgaggttgaagattagaaagattagaaattatgtcattgatagtgtggcttggtatcattatgttgttggatcaattgttaccttagttgcgatcttcatcgcatttgttgttgcatttaaactctttagctagagagttatttgtatgttgcatttaattaagtgctgtatatgaactttatgtatgaacttgtattaatttggtctattcggtgttgtgtaatgaagatgagccgacaatggatgtatgatgatcgatgctctcccgagttcattaatggcgtgcatacttttctgcttgccgctgaggcaaacaagcgggcggatggttttatgccttgtccatgtgcttgctgtaagaatggtcacaattactctacgtcaagaaccattcacgtccacctatttgagtccggtttcatgccacactataatgtttggaccaagcacggagaaataggggttatgatggaagataatgaagaagaagaggacgacgacggctatcttggccatgggttccctgaatacgatgatacaacaatgggggaagaagctgagccggcaatgcatgaagaagctgaagaagaggcatcagatgagcctgctgatgatctaggtcgggccattgccgatgcaaagagtgttggaaatatgccctagaggcaataataaaaggattattattatatttccttgttcatgataattgtcttttattcatgctataattgtattatccggaaatcgtaatacacgtgtgaatacatagaccacaatacgtccctagtaagcctctagttgactagctcgttgatcaacagatagtcatggtttcctgactatggacatttggatgtcgttgataacgggatcacatcattaggagaatgatgtgatggacaagacccaatcctaagcatagcacaagatcgtgtagttcattttgctagagcttttccaatgtcaagtatctcttccttagactatgagatcgtgtaactcccggataccgtaggagtgctttgggtgtaccaaacgtcacaacgtaacagggtgactataaaggtgcactacaggtatctccaaaagtgtctgttgggttgacacggatcgagactgggatttgtcactccgtatgacggagaggtatctctgggcccgctcggtaatgcatcatcataatgagctcaaagtgaccaagtgtttggtcacgggatcatgcattacggtacgagtaaagtgacttgccgataacgagactgaacgaggtattgggatactgacgatcgagtctcgggcatgtaacgtaccgattgacaaagggaattgcatacggggttgattgaatcctcgacatcgtggttcatccgatgacatcatcgaggagcatgtgggagccaacatgggtatccatatcccgctgttggttattgaccggagagccgtctcggtcatgtctgcgtgtctcccgaacccgtagggtctacacacttaaggtcggtgacgctagggttataaggaagacttgtatgtgattaccgcatgttgttcggagtcccggatgagattccggacgtcacgaggagttccggaatggtccggaggtaaagatttatatatgggaagttgtcatgcggacaccgaaaagtttcgggggcatatcggtattgtaccggggccaccggaagggttccgggggtccacccggaggggccacccctctcggagggcctcatgggctgcatggggcagggaaccagcccctggagggctgggtgcCCCCCCTTggacccatgcgcctagggttggggggggggaccctaaagggggcgcaccccatttgcttggggggcaagccccctccctggccgccgctcccccctctagatctcatctagagggggccgaccccgttcccccttcccctataaatagaggggtgaggggagggctgaatacctgatccaaggtgcagcccctcccctcccctacacctctcctcctccgttgagcgcttggcgaagccttgtcggagtactgcctctccaccatcatcacgccgtcgtgctgctgctggagccttcttcctcaacctctccttcccccttgctggatcaagaaggaggagacgtcgtccgtaccgtacgtgtgttgaacgcggaggtgttgtccgttcggcacttggtcatcggtgatttgaatcacggcgagtacgactccatcatcaccgttcccttgaacgcttccgcacgcgatctacaagtggtatgtagatgcaatccctctcccatgacttgttgcttagatgaactcatagatgaatcttggtgaaactgtaggaaaaattttaattttctgcaacgttccccaacagtggcatcatgagctaggtctatgcgtagttctctattgcacgagtagaacacaattttgttgtgggcgtagatcttgtcaacttgcttgccgttactagtcttttcttgcttcagcggtattgtgggatgaagcggcccggaccgaccttacacgtacgcttacgtgagacaggttccaccgactgacatgcactagttgcataaggtggctagcgggtgtctgtctctcctactttagttggagcggattagatgaaaagggtccttatgaagggtaaatagaagttgacaaaatcatgttgtggttattcgtaggtaagaaaacgttcttgctagaacccaattgcagccacgtaaaagatgcaacaacaattagaggacgtctaacttgtttttgcagcaattgttatgtgatgtgatatggccagaagttgtgatgaatgatgaatgatatattgtgatgtatgagatcatgttcttgtaataggaatcacgacttgcatgtcgatgagtatgacaaccggcaagagccataggagttgtctttattttttgtatgacctgcgtgtcattgaagaacgccatgtaaattactttactttattgctaaacgcgttagccatagaagtagaagtagtcgattggcgtgacaacttcatgaagacacagtgatggagatcatggtgtcatgccggtgacgaagatgatcatggagccccgaagatggagatcgaaggagctatatgatattggccatatcatgtcactactatatgattgcatgtgatgtttattatgttttatgcatcttgtttacttagaacagcggtagtaaataagatgatcccttataataatttcaagaaagtgttccccctaactgtgcaccgttgctaaagttcatcgtttcaaagcaccacatgatgatcgggtgtgatagatccttacgttcacatacaacgggtgtaagacagatttacacatgcagaacacttagggttaacttgacgagcctagcatgtacagacatggcctcggaacacagagaccgaaaggtcgaacatgaatcgtatggaagatacgatcaacatggagatgttcaccgatgatgactagtctgtctcacgtgatgatcggacacggcctagtcgactcggatcgtgtaacacttagatgactagagggatgtcaaatctgagtgggagttcattaaataatttgattagatgaacttaattatcatgaacttagtctaaaacttttgcaaaatatgtcttgtagatcaaatggccaacgctcatgtcaacatgaacttcaacgcgttcctagagaaaaccaagctgaaagatgatggcagcaactattcggactgggtccggaacctgaggatcatcctcatagcagccaagaaagattatgtcctagatgcaccgctaggtgaagcacccatcccagagaaccaagacgttatgaacacttggcaatcacgcgctgatgattactccctcgttcagtgcggcatgctttacagcttagaacccgggctccaaaagcgttttgagaagcacggagcatatgagatgttcgaggagctgaaaatggttttccaagctcatgcccgggtcgagagatatgaagtctccgacaagttctatagttgtaagatggaggaaaacaattctgtcagtgagcacatactcaaaatgtctgggttgcacaaccgcctgtcccagttggagatcaatctcccggaagaggcggtcattgacagaatccttcagtcgctcccaccgagctaaaagagctttgtgttgaactataatatgcaggggatggtgaagaccattcctgaagtattctcaatgctgaagtcagcagaggttgaaatcaagaaagaacaccaagtgttgatggtcaataagaccactaagttcaagaagggcaagggtaagaagagcttcaagaaggacggcaaagatgttgccgcgcccggtaagccagttgccgggaagaagtcaaagaatggacccaagcctgagactgagtgcttttattgcaaggggaagggtcactggaagcggaactgccccaaatacttagcagacaagaaggccagcaacactaaaggtatatttgatatacatgtaattgatgtgtaccttaccagtactcgtagtaactcctgggtatttgataccggtgccgttgctcacatttgtaactcataacaggagctgcggaataagcgaagactggcgaaggacgaggtgatgatgcgcgtcgggaatggttccaaggtcgatgtgatcgccgtcggcatgctacctctacatttacctacgggattagttttaaacctcaataattgttatttagtgccaagtttgagcatgaacattgtatctggatctcgtttgatacgagatggctactcatttaaatccgagaataatggttgttctatttatatgagagatatgttttatggtcatgcc is a window encoding:
- the LOC123040161 gene encoding protein NRT1/ PTR FAMILY 2.11-like; translated protein: MPYVIGNETFEKLGTLGTLWNLLVYLTTVYHIKSVNAATILNFFSGTSNLATILGAFISDTYLGRYTTLAAATIASFIGMALLTLTAVLHSLHPPACASEGQCEGPTPSQLAALMVSFFFLVVGAGGIRPCNLAFGADQFNPRTVDGRRGIASFFNWYYFTFTIAMMLSATVIIYLQSDVNWALGLAVPAVLMGLSCVLFFMGTRLYVCVRPEGSPFTSFAQVLIAASRKRRLRRSHNTFELFDPPHQSKLVSKLAYTDQFTCLDKAAMRTTKDVLCSDEKTSANPWRLCTVQQVEEVKCLARIIPVWLSGIVYFVVITQLGTYVVFQAAQTDRRIIKSASFQIPQGSFIVFQMLALTVWIPVYDRVMVPTLFRFTKREGGITLLQRIGIGLALSVVTMLVSAAVEHRRRRTTMMSCFWLVPQQLIAGLSEAFAAIGLIEFYYRQFPENMRSVAGAFFFLGLGLASFASGLMVIAVHRATSRGDGRPDWLAQDLDEGRVDLFYLVTAAIAAVNLIYFVACSRWYRFKKSDGAVNAGNDVELDESSKKAATAVPV